TGGGTTCATATGGGCATCAGTGGACACTTCAACCTTTAAATACTCTTGGAGCGTTTATGTAGTACGGAGGGTGTGGTTATGTACGTGGGAGAACTCCTCAAGAGCCTTGACAAGGTTTCAACTGGCGTTCCGGGACTTGACGATCTCATCGGTGGGGGATTCATCCCGGGCAGGGTTTACCTTATAATCGGCCCCCCCGGAAGCGGGAAGACGACCTTTGGAATTCAGTTTCTTGTTGAGGGTGCTAAAAACGGCGAGAAGGGACTGTTCGTGTCCCTTCTGGAGCATCCAAAGATAATAACCCAGGACATGCTGAGGTACAACTTTGGTCTCCTTACCCATCTCCAGTCGAAGAGGATACTCTTCTACGACATGGGAGAGAGCATCTTTGGCGCTGGAAGGAGGTTCACCTGGAGCGAGATACTTGAGAACATCCTCCACATCATCGAGGCGGAGGACGTCAAGAGGGTCGTCATAGACTCTTTCACCTCGCTGGAGTACTCGGTCCTTGACCCCGAGCACAAGAGGATGGCCCTGGGCAGGTTCATAAGAAAGCTCCACGAGAGGGGGGTCACGTGCCTCATAATAGCCGAGATGATGAACTCGGAAACCTACACTGAGGATTACTATCTCTCCGACGGCGTTATAGTCCTCCACCACTTCATGAGGAACTATCAAATGGTGCGGGCCCTGCAGGTTCTGAAGATGCACGGTGTTGCCCACGACAGCAACCTCAAGAAGCTCCGCTTCACTGAGGAGGGGCTCAAGGTCTATCCTGAGGCACCGTTCTGAGGTGGAAACATGGAGGATGTGAAGAAGCTCGTTCAGGAGGCCTACAAGTTCGGCTACTTCGTGGGCTACAAGGGACACAGTGAGTGGGCGGAGTGGGTTCGCGAGCGCAGGGAGAGACTTTATGCGAGGGCGCAGGAGCTCGGCGTTTATGAGCTCGTAAAGAATGCCTACAACCGTGGAAAAGCGGACGGGGCGAAGAAGAGGGAGGAGGAGATAAGAAAGGGGTTGGAAAAAGAGACTACAGGCGAGGAGCGCCCGAGACCGAAGACGGCCCTCCCCGAGAGTGAAGGGGAGGGGACGGGTGAGGTGGAGTTTGCACGCTTCCTTGAAACCACCCGGCTTTTCCTTCCCCCCGACCTTCTGGACACCCTGAAGCACCTGAAGCCGCCAAAGATGCTCCACATTGGTCGCTGATTTCTCCTTTTCATGCGAGCAGCTTAAATATCTCCTGGGAGACTATCCTTGGGGGATACTCATGAAGCGCTTTTTAAAAGAAGCCGAGGTTTTTGATTCCTCGAAGGTTCTCCACTACATAGCCGAGATAAGCCAGTTCCACAGGATACAGGGTTCGAAAGAACTTCCGGAGGCGGTTCGCTTCATCAGGGAGGAGCTGAGGATATGGGGGGTTAATACGGAGCTCTACGAGGAGTTCTACGACGGCAAAAGCTGGTTCCTGACCCTCAAGTCCCCCATCGCGTGGGACTTAGTTCATGGGAAGGTTGAGGTTCTGGATAAGACTCTAACCACCTCTCAAAGTCCCCTCGTCGTCATGGCGCACTCTCCGGGCGGAAAGGCTGTGGGTGAAGTGGTTCACATAGCCCGCGGGGAGGACTGGGAGAACGCAGGGGGAAAGATAGTCCTGGTTGGTAAGGACTGGCGCGACGCCTACAGGAGGGCCAATGAGGCCGGGGCGGCGGGATTCATAGCCTACCGTGAGGGGACTGGAGAGGCCATACCGTACATCGGCCTGTTCCTTACCAAGGACGACCTTGGGTGGGCAAGAATCCCGGCCGTTGCCATCCCCGAAAGCCTGGCAAGGGCCATAATAGGGAAACTTAACTCAGGGGAGAGTGTTGAGGCCAGGATCGAGGTCGAGGTCCAGGTAAACGAGCGTCAGGTTCTTCCGATTCTCTACGCCGAGATAGGCAAGGAGCCGTTCATCCTCTTCACCGCCCACATCTGCCATCCGAAGCCCGGCGCCAACGACAACGCCAGCGGGAGTGCGATGCTTATGGAGCTGGCGAGGGTTCTCGGCAGGCTCTACGACGACTCGTTCCGCTTCGGCTTTGCCTTCCTCTGGATTCCGGAGTACTACGGAACCCAGGCCTTCGTGAAGAGGTACGCCGAACTTGAGAAGTACTACGCGGTCATAAACCTCGACATGGTGGCTGGGAGTGAGGACAGGGCCGGCTCAACGGTGATGCTCGTAAGAACCCCACTGTCGAGATTCTCGGTGGTCTCGGGGCTTCTTGAGTACTTTCTTGGGCTTTCAAACGCCGCTGGAAAGAGCTTCTCGGGAAGCCCGATGCCGCGCTTGAAGCTCAAGAGCTATCCCTACGAGATGGGCAGCGACCACGACGTTTTCAACTTCTTCGGAGTCCCCTCCGTGATGCCCATCACCTGGCCGGACAGGTTCTACCACTCCAGCGAGGACACCGTTGAAAAGGTGAGCAAAGTCAGCATAGAGGTCATCGGCAGGGCGGTTCTGGCCACCGCTCTGGCACTTGCCAAGGCGCCTGAAGAGGAACTCCAGCGCTTTGCGCGCGGCTACGCCATGAAGTACCTCGGTGAACTCTCCATGGAGAGGGACACGGAAAACGCGGAAAAGCTTGTGATGATGGGCCTGGCCAGGGATTCGCGCTTCCTTGGTATCGAGAGCGGGCATCCATTTGAGAAAAGGCCGTGGATGAGGTGGGTGCGGAAGGGCAGGGTCTCGGGCGAGCTCATAAAGAGCATCGATGAGGGGGCCTATGAGGAATTCAGGAGGCTGACAAAGGACAGAAAGATACTCGTGCACCTCCACGAGCTCCTGATGCTCGGTGAACTCCTCCCAAAGGAGGAATCCATGCATGCACTAAAGGAAGAGTTCGGGGATGTTGAAGAAGAGAAGCTCGAAAGACTCCTGGCCCTGATGGAGAAGACGGGGATTATAGAAAAGCTCTAGTTCCTCTGCTTGGAGGTGTTCTTGAGCTCCTTTTCGATTTCGTTTATCCTCTTTATCAGGTTCTCCTTGATGCTTTCGAGAACCTCGCTCGGTGAGACAGCGGTGTAGACGTAGCCCAGCCATCCCTGCTCGATGAGTTTTCTCTTGAGTATCCCCTTGCGGTACAGGCTCAGGACGTGCTCCCTAACCGAGCGCTCGCTTATGCCGAGTTCCCTCTGTATCTCAGTTATCCTCATGGGCTCGCTCTTCTCAAGTAGGAGGCGATATATCCTCAGCTCCGTCTTCTTAACACCAAGCGAACGAAGCAGTGCCTCAAGCCTCTCGTAGACGTCGCTCATCTTCGGGTCACCTGATATACTTTTATCCCACCTATGAAGTATTCCCTTCATACCTTAATAAACTTTGCCCGTGAACGCGATAAAAACGCCCCTCCATTGTCTCTAGAGTGGAACGCGCCCCAAGTAAATGCCTTCAGGCAGGAAAGCTTCACCCTCCCTGGAATCCTTCAGAAAGGGTATCATCTTTATTCCCTGCCTCACATCAAAGCCCTCGATGAAGGGGTTGATCGTGGGGAGAATGAGAAACCTTCCCACCCGGAAGAAGATCTTGGTCTTCCTGGATGCCCCTCCGCTCTTGAACGTGTACGCGGGATGTATGTGCCCCAGGTAGCCCTCCGAAAACTCAACGTCGGGCAGGTTTGTATGCCCGTGGAGGAATATCAAGCCATCCATAAGCGCGTGCTCAACAACCTCGACATGGGGGAACTTCCCGGCAACCTCCTCAATCCTGCCGTCATGGTTCCCCTTGGTAATCATCGTGGGTATCCCCCGGAGATCCGAGAAGAAACCCATGAGAAGGCGCTTCATCGTGAAGCTCAGGCCTATCGGTTCCTTGAGGTCCCCGAGGATAACGAGCAGGTCCGGGTCTTTTTCGACTATGAACTCTGCGAGCCTCTCCTCAAAGTGAGTCCGTATCCTCAATCCCCGTGAGAGCTCAAAGCCGATGTGGGGATCTGCTATTAGAAGAGTCCTCCCCCGGGAAGTCTCAATCTCCATTGAGAGCCGCTCGAAGGCTTCAAAAGAGTACATGGAACCACCGGACAAAACGGTGGAGAAAAGGAGGAGCATCAGATGAGTCCGCGCTCCTTCCTGCGCTGCCTCTTGAGTCTCCTAATCCTCTTCTTGATCCACTTCCACCTCATCCTTCCCTTCTTCTTCCACTTCCTTGGGCGCCTCTTCATGATCATCACCCCTGACTTTTCTCTCCAGCCATAGCTCCAGCGGTTCCTTTTTAAGCTTTTCCATGGGGAAAGGTCAGCCACCTCCGAACCGTCGAAAAGCTGCCCCACTGCCCCAACCGCTCCCAAAAGCCGTGTGGAAGGAGGTTTTGACTTTCATGATTTTCCACGTTTTTTGACCCTTTTTGTGGCCGGAATTAGCCAACCTGACACGTTAAAAGTAGATGCGTTGTCCTGAATATCGCAATAATGTAAAAATGATTGTGACTTTGCAAACAATCGGATTAGGCCAATATGCACTTTGGAATGCTTGTCCGCTAACCTTATCTATTCCAAGGGCAACTTGGAGTGGTGATAGCATGAAGGTGGCATACGTCCAGATGGAGCCGGTTCTCCTTGAGCCCGAGGTGAACTACTCCAGGGCAGAGGAGATGATTCGCGAGGCCGTGGATAGGGGGGCCAAACTCGTGGTTTTGCCGGAGCTCTTTGATACCGGCTACAACTTCGAGAGCAGGAGTGAGGTCGAGGAAGTGGCCGGGGAGATACCGGACGGCCCCACTACGCGGTTTCTGGCCGAGCTTTCACGTGAACTTGACGTGTTCATAGTTGCCGGGACGGCCGAAAAGGACGAGAAGGGCAGGCTCTACAACTCCGCCGTGATGACGGGCCCGATAGGTAGCGGCTACATAGGTAAGTACCGCAAGGTTCACCTGTTCTACCGGGAGAAGCTCTTCTTTGAGCCGGGCAACCTCGGCTTTCACGTCTTCAATATCGGCATCGCCAAGGTTGGGGTGATGATATGTTTTGACTGGTTCTTCCCGGAATCTGCCAGAACCCTTGCCCTGAAGGGGGCTGACATCATAGCTCACCCGAGCAACCTCGTGATGCCCTACGCCCCGAGGGCGATGCCGATCAGAGCTCTGGAGAACCGTGTTTACACTATAACCGCCAACAGAATAGGCGAGGAAAGGGGTCTGCGCTTTATAGGCAAGAGCACGATAGCATCACCCAGGGCCGAGGTGCTGGCCGTGGGGAGCGAGGATAAAGAAGAGGTCGCCGTCGTCGAGGTTGACCTTGAGCTTGCGAGGGACAAGCGGCTCAACGACATCAACGACATCTTCAGGGACAGACGACCTGAGTTCTACTCACTGTGATAATATCTGTTTTATCCCCCTCTCTGTATTTTGGAATGTTTGCATCTTTTTTGCCCCAGTTATGGGACGTTACCAACCATGTTGTAATGTTGCCAACATCGGTGGGGCGGTATTCAATAACATCCAATGGAATTAACCACCCGTTGGAAAATCTACATAAAACTCGCTCCAGAGGGCTCTATTCCTCGTTTGGTGTGCCCTTCCGAAAGTATTTTAAGAACTAAGGCAATATGTGGTAGATGATGGCGAGAAAAAGGAGGTACATCCTTTTGATTGCACCCGTTGCGATTGCCCTCGTGATTGGGCTAGTGGTTAATGCCGAGATGTTCCCGGCTGACTATTCCTATCAGAAGGGACTCTTCGGGCCCCATAACGTCCAGGCCGAGCTTCTTCCGGCGAATTCCCATATACGAGGCCAGATAATAGCCAAGAATCCGTTTTCGGCCTATGTGGTCGTCTCAAAGTCCGGCTACTTTGAGGACGTTAACGGGGACAACGTCGTTCTCAGCTGGGAAAACGTCACGGAGGTTGACCTTGATTTCAACGTCCCCTCTGGGAACTACTATCTCGTAATCAAAAACGGCAACGTTAGCCAGGAAATAGAGATGAGGTTCAAAGCGGACGGCTGAAGTCCTCCAGCACAAGCCTGGCGATGTCCTTTCTTGGCTTTTTGAAGTACAGCACACCCCGGACATTTTCGACGCCTCTGCTCTCGCCGGGTACGAGTTTTGCCTCTCTGAAGAAGACCCTCCCGATTGCAAGCTGTGTTGAGATGTCCCAGTAATGAAAATCGACGTCGGTTATCTTTTTGAACCCCGGAAGGATGTAGTAGCCCCTTCTGAACGTCCCCCTGACGAAGTCGTAGCCCTCGTGCATGGAGGCGATGGTGTACCCTTCCCTCCTGCCCTCCACCAGGAACTTCCGGTAGCCAGCGCGGTACATTACCCAGTAAACCCTGTCCGTGTCCTCTACCAGGAAAACACCATCGTCGCTGAGCGCAAGGGCAACTCCAGCGAACAGCCTGACCGCGTCGAAGGGGTCGAAGTGGGGCATGGTAAAGCCCCACAGCACGGCAACGTCGTGCTCCTCCACCAACTTCCAAACTTCCCTGGCATCGCCCTGAACCAGTTTCAGTTCGGGCTTTACCCCGGCCAACTTAAGCCACTCCCTCGCCAGGTCGAGGTCCTCTTTTCTGGCATCGAGGAGGGTTAGGAGTTTGGCGCTGGTTACCTTTGCGAGGGCAACGCCCGCTATTCCTGTTCCCGCGCATATGTCCAGAACCCGAGCTTTTGACGGCAGCTCGCCTGCTATGCTCCTGAAGAACTCCTCTATCTTTTCGAATCTTTCCCTCGCTCTTTTGTCCCCCGGGTTCATCCGCCAGTTGATGTAGCGGTAGAGGTCCACCAGGGACATGCCATCACCACGATGATGAATGTGTGAAATTATTTAAATCCATCGAAAGGCTTAAATATTTTGTCAACTTACATAAGTTGACAAGGTGAAAATATGCGGAGTGGAAAGGAGAGGTGTTACAACATAGTGCTCTTTATAAGTCTGCTTCTCTTCACCGCTGGAGTCTTATTCAACGAGCTAGCTCTGATGCTGATTTCTTTCGTAACCTTAATTGGTGGAGGTGTCCTCTTTTATGGCCATGAGGCAAGAATTGAAAATGGCAAGCTTATCCTAGAATGGGGACTGATCCTTAAACGTCGCAGGGAGATAAGCGTGGGAGAGATAGTGGATTTGATAGATGCGAATTCCAACAGATATTTTGTTATGGCAAAGTACTACCCTGACATCCTGCTTCTCCCGATGGGAATCATTGCTGGGGGTCCGGTGCTTTTAGAGACAGAATTCCCCTGGGTTGGGCTAGCATGGATTCTGATTGGTGGCATTAAGGTAATAACATATCTTTTTCCACCGGCTGAAAAAAGAAGGGCTGCCCTATTAACGCTGGTCCTTACAGGTATCGTCGTGACGGTAGCATACCTCATTGGGACGTTCATTGTCCCCCTGATATCCTTTGGGATCGTAATGGCTGGTATTATATGGGAGGGGGGCACGGTATTAACGAATACACTTGTACTAGTTACTGAGAAGGGGATTTACTCTGTGAGGTATTCATCGAAATTGGAGTGGGAAAAGCTGATGGGACTACTGGGGGGTGAGTGAGGTGAGGATTGAGGGGGCATGGCCCGTTTCAGTCCCCAAATTTCTTTTGTTCATCAGATTAGTGGCTATTGCTCTGCTGGTATCTTTGGGATGGACTATGGTTGAGCTTGGAATAAAGGGATACTATGCCGGTCTCCTGCTCGGTGCTCTGCTCTTTGGGCTCTCGTCCGGATGGAAGGTTGAACTCTCCGGCAGGGAAGCGACTCTGGTCTACGGGTTTGGAATTCTTAAGGCTAGAACTGGGGAGATTATTGAGATCTCTGACCTAGGGAACCTGAGGTTTGGAAGGCTTCTGGAACATCTTTACGGGGAATTAATGGCCCCTCCATTCTTTCTCCTCCTTTCAGTTGCTCTGTTTGGTGTTAGGGGATTCTTGGTGCTCCCGTTTGTCATTTACTGGCTGGTTCTCTTCTTTGTTCTGCTGGCGTTTCCATTGGAGCTTTTGAAAGAACGTGCTGGAAGACTCATGGTTCTTGCCGTTTTTCTGCCATGGGCTCTTTCGATGCCCCTCTCCTTCATGGGGGTGGAGTTTCAGTGGTTTGGGCTCTCACTGTCAACGTCGCTCTTCGGCTTCTGGTTCCTGGTTGGATTTGTATCAAGGGATTACGTTCTTCTGCGGGGGGAACTTGGGGAGTTCTTAGTGGCCTGCAGTAACGCTGGGAGGATTATAACTGCACTGGCGGGTGAGGAGAATGGCCCTTAGGCCATCGTATCCCACAGAGGGGAGATATATGGTGTTCTTGGTGGCTTTAACAACTCCACTTTACATATTTACTGGCCGAAAAGAACTCGCGCTGGCCTCGAGGGCACTTTTCTGGTCATTTTTGCTGCTGTTTTTCTGGAGACCCGTGCGGATTGAGACTGGCAGGATAACCCTGGAGTGGGGCTGGCCAGTTGTCTTTATCCGGAGAGAGATTCCATTTTCGGAGATAAGGGACATCTTCGATTTGACATCATCTGAGCGGATCAGGCTTATCAATTATTTTAGGGAAATCAAGCTCTTGGCCATACTGTGGATTGCCGTTGGATTCATGGGGATGCTTAAAAACGCGCCACACACTTCCTTTGTATGGGTCATGTGGATATACTGGGGTTTCTTGACACTTTTTATGCTCTCCTTTACTTACAGAGAGAGATGGGTGCTGGGGATTGTTATCTTTGCATTGAGCCTGGTAATGGCCCGGTATCTTTACAGAGCCGGCCAGGAAGGAGTGGGGGAATACGTTGCCATAACTGGGGTGTCGCTGGCTCTATTCAGCTTTGCTGGACTTTTCACCCCGAAAGGCGTTATCCTGGTTACTGAAAATGACACGTACATCCTCTCTTCTTGGGATGATTACGAGGCCAGTAAATTTTTCAAAGAGCTGGGTTCCTTTCTGGTCGGCATGGCCGGGGATAAGCTTACACAGATAGAGGGGGGTGCTTCCAGTGCGGTTGATTAAAGCCAGCCCATTTCCGGTTAGAGGCATTCCTCTCTTCCTATTTTCTGCAGGACTCATCGGTATGTCTATGGCGTGGTACGTCTCCAAGCTTACTGGATTTTTTGTGGAGCCCTTGTTCATATTCTCCTGGATTTTATCCGTTGGTATGGGTGCCAAGATTGAAAGTGGAAAGCTCGTTCTCTTCTACGGCTTTTGGGTCATGAAGCAGGAAATAAAGCTGGACTCTATCGAAGAGTTGTCACTTCTGTCGGGACTTGAATACAGTACTGTACTGAAGCACTTTAAAGCATACACCTTCACGTGGCTGGGAGTGGTTTTATGGGCATCAGCTGACCTCTTGGTTTTGAACGGCGGCGAAAATTCTCTCAGGCAGTACATGGACGTCTTTGTCATACTGGCATTTACAGTATTTTTCCTTCTATTGGCCTTGCCAAAGAACAGAAAACCCCTCCTCCGGCTGGCGGCTTTTTGTTGCGTCGCCTTTCTAATGGTATTTCCCCTTTTTAGGTGGGGTTCTAAAACACTCGCCCCTGGGATGTTTTTGGCCCTGTTAGTGGCCTTTATGGTTAGGGCATTCCAAAAGGACGATCTCATCCTTATAGTCGCAGGCGGAAAGTCTTATTTGCTCTCCTCCGATAGGGGTTGGGAGGTTCTAAAACTAATCAGGGAGGCCATGAAAAATGCTTAGACTTCCGGAGGGCATGGAGAGGGTCTGGCTGATGAGGGCCAAGGGAATGCGCGAGGTCGAGATAGCTGAGGCCCTCGGCATCTCCCGCCAGGCAGTAAACAAGGCTCTAAAGGACGCACGGGTAAAACTGTTTGAGGCCTTCTTTGGTCTGGCTGAAGTTTTCTCTTGGGGAATAGTGAGAGTTAACGTCGAAAAGGGTTTCATGGTTGCCAGGGGGAAATGTTTTGATAAACGTGTCCGTGTCTATGCCTTTTATTTCCCGGGTAAGGGGATAAAGGCCTTCTTCGGTGAAGGACTTCCAGATTACGTGCTTGAGCATGCCGTTAAGATTGGGATAATCGAGAGGCCCGATAAAGAGGAGCTGATAACGGCTCTCGAAACCTAGCGGTAGCCCTCCTCGTAGGCTCCCCTCAGGGCGATGAATGCGGCGTAGAAAATAACACCCAGTGAGATTACGGGAAGGAGCACGGCGCCAAGCGGCCCTGGCTCGTATCCGAGTGCCGTTAGGGCAATCTCTGCCGTTATCAGGCCTGAGACGAGGGTCAGTGCTCCTGCGAACTTCCGGGCCATAATCCCTGAGAAGCGGGGCGCCAGCTGGAAAACGAGCGGGCGGGAGGCGAGAACCGTCAGTGCAAGGAGCAGAATGAGTGCCCCGCCGAGGATCAGCGTGCTTTCTCTTGAAACGTCTCCCGCTGTGGAGGAAAGCACAAAAATCCCAAGAAACATCGCCTGGAGGACGATGTACGCCTTCAAATTCGGTGGTTCTATCCTTCTCCCGGGTCTTTTAGGGGCTTCCTCCGAAAGCTCCCCAAGCTCGTACTCCCGCTTTGCGGCCAGGTATGCGAGGAGCGTCGTTGTTCCGAGACCGAGGAGCAGGACAGCAACTAGCCATGCGAACGTCAGAAACGGGGAGAGGATTATAAGAAAAACTCCGGTGAGGATCGTTCCGATTCCTGAAACGCGGTTCGCCCTCCTTCTCGCCCTCTCCGAAAGGTAGGTGTAGCCTATCCTGAACCCTATCCCCGGCTCGCCCTTTGAGGCGATGGTGAGAACTCCCGCGGCAATTATGCCGAGGCCGATGAATGCCGCCCAGAGGATTCTGAGGAGGGTATAGGGCTCCATGGTGACCCCCGGGCTACTCTCCCTCCATCCTCTCCAGAGTCTCCATTATCGCCCCTATCTCCATCTTCAGCTCGCTCAGGACTTCTCTGCCCAGCTTCGTCAGGGAATAGTACTTCCGCGGCCTTCCCCCGACTTCTGCCCAGGTGTCCCCCACCAGGCCGGTCTTCTTCAGGCTCTTGAGGATGTCGTACAGAGCGCCCTCACTGGGCACGATTCTGCCGTCGCTGAGCTCCTCAAGTCTTTTTCGTATTGCGTAGCCGTGGAGCTCCTTCTCCCTCTCCAGGAGCAGGAGCACTAGGTAGGAGTAGAGCCCGGAGCGAAGGTCTTTTCTCAGCTTTTTGAGGGCTTTCTCCTTCCTGTCCATTAGCACGTCGCTCACCACAGGGCTTCCTCTTCCTTCGGAAGTTCCACCTTTGCCTTTGGAATCATGTAGTACAGCAGTCCCAGTGCGGCGAGGGCGGTTATAAACTCTACCGTGTACATGACCGGCTCGCTCTTCGTGAGCTGATAGTACGCCGCCAGGGAATCGATGACCGTGTGGATTCCTATCATCGCCAGAAGGCCCGTCTTCCCATAGCCCTCCCTGTAGGCGTACGCGAGGTATATTCCGGTTCCGACGTGGAACAGAACGACGAAGTACCGCTCCACCATCGAAAGGAGTGCCGTGCTTAGCGGTACGTCGAGCGGTTTTCCCGTTGCCAGAGCCCCGGCGAGGGCTGCGCCGGCTATAACGAAGACCTCCGTTATTCCAAAACCCAGCCCCATAAACAGGCCTGTGTTCAGGCTCTTCCCCTTCACCAGAAGGTACTTTGCCCCCTCCTGGACTATACCCGCGATAAGCCCGACCCATACCGAAACACCTATGACAAAGACTGTTCCCCTGGCTATGACGTCGGCGTTGGACTTTATCCCCATTCCCAAGAGCGGGAGCTGCTGGACGGGGTTCTGGATTATCATTGCAATGAAAAACGCGGCCAAGCCGAGGACGAACTCCCCCCATCTCTGCTTTTCGAAGCCCATGAAGTAGAGCGTTGCCCACGCCAGCAGCCCGCCGAGTATGGGGAACGGAAGGAGGTACATGCTCACTCCTCCTCGATCCTCTCAACGACCACCGCCGTGCCGTAGGCGTATATCTCGGCCATCCCCGAGGCAACCGCGGACGTCATGAAGCGGACTCCTATGACGGCGTTCGCGCCCATGTCCTCCGCGTGGAGCTTCATTCTCCTCAGCGCCTCTTCTCTCGCTTCTGCCAGCATCTGCGTGTACTCCTGCACCTCTCCGCCCTTCAGGTTCTTGAAGAAGGCCATTATGTCCCTCCCGACGTGGGTTGCCCTGACGATGCCGCCCCTGGCGAGGCCTTTCACCTCAACCACGCGGTAGCCGGGGATATTCTCGGTGGTCGTTATGAGTACGTCGCCCATACCTATCACCCCGATGCATCGAACTTCGAGGTATTATTTGCCTCAGAATATTTAAGGCTTTCTGTCCCCGCAGAAAGAAAGGGGAGGATCAGACAGAGTGGTAGTATATCACGTAGGTGTCATCGTCGTCGTAGACCTCCTGCGGCGCGACGCCGTTCAGGTAGGTCCACGTCCAGCCGGGGTTTGCGTCTATGTCCGGCCCGCCCGCGGCTATGTATGCTGCCCAGACGAGCTCGGAGCAGTAGTAGCTGTCCCCGTACACCTGCTTCGTCCACCAGCCCCAGTCGTAGGGCTTGCCCAGCTGCTGGTATGCGAAGTAGACGGCGTTCTGCCTCACGTAATCGCTGGTGGCAACGCGTAGAACCGCAACGGCGTCGTACCTGCTGAGGAAGTCCGAGAGCAGAACCATCCTTATCCCTGATTCCCAGGCCTCAATAACGACCCAATCGCCGTAATAGGGGTCATAATACGCCACGATTCCGGTGTGCGTCCAGTACCCCGGTATGAAGAAGTCGCTCTTCTGTCCGTGTCCTATGACGATGTCCCCGGGTATCACGTTGGTAGGATAGGGGTGCCAGTAGTTTCCTCCGCTCCCTGTAAGGGCAGAGACGGGCGCTGCCATGGCCAGCACAACCAGCAGTCCAACGATTATGCCCAGCTTTCCCTTCATTTGATCACCTCCGAATGGCAGAAGTAATATGTGCATTGATGATTGATAAGGTTTACTGAAAACCATTAGTGGCTATCGATGTCCCCTTTAGTCCCGGGTTCTCCAAGTGCCAGGAAGAAAAGAAGTGTGGCTGTACTCAGTGTCAGCGAGATTGGGGCGGAGAGGAGCAGACCGGCCACCAGGCCCACCACCCCCATGTTGGCCACTATCAGCGTCAGCGGGACTGAGATGAATGCCCCCAGGGCAAGGTACTTGAGGGCGTAGTCGAGGTATTCGCCGCCTTTCATCGCGAGTCTGAGGCTCTCAGCTAGGGCATC
This window of the Thermococcus sp. genome carries:
- a CDS encoding metallophosphoesterase, which produces MYSFEAFERLSMEIETSRGRTLLIADPHIGFELSRGLRIRTHFEERLAEFIVEKDPDLLVILGDLKEPIGLSFTMKRLLMGFFSDLRGIPTMITKGNHDGRIEEVAGKFPHVEVVEHALMDGLIFLHGHTNLPDVEFSEGYLGHIHPAYTFKSGGASRKTKIFFRVGRFLILPTINPFIEGFDVRQGIKMIPFLKDSREGEAFLPEGIYLGRVPL
- a CDS encoding PadR family transcriptional regulator, with product MLMDRKEKALKKLRKDLRSGLYSYLVLLLLEREKELHGYAIRKRLEELSDGRIVPSEGALYDILKSLKKTGLVGDTWAEVGGRPRKYYSLTKLGREVLSELKMEIGAIMETLERMEGE
- a CDS encoding DUF4910 domain-containing protein, translated to MKRFLKEAEVFDSSKVLHYIAEISQFHRIQGSKELPEAVRFIREELRIWGVNTELYEEFYDGKSWFLTLKSPIAWDLVHGKVEVLDKTLTTSQSPLVVMAHSPGGKAVGEVVHIARGEDWENAGGKIVLVGKDWRDAYRRANEAGAAGFIAYREGTGEAIPYIGLFLTKDDLGWARIPAVAIPESLARAIIGKLNSGESVEARIEVEVQVNERQVLPILYAEIGKEPFILFTAHICHPKPGANDNASGSAMLMELARVLGRLYDDSFRFGFAFLWIPEYYGTQAFVKRYAELEKYYAVINLDMVAGSEDRAGSTVMLVRTPLSRFSVVSGLLEYFLGLSNAAGKSFSGSPMPRLKLKSYPYEMGSDHDVFNFFGVPSVMPITWPDRFYHSSEDTVEKVSKVSIEVIGRAVLATALALAKAPEEELQRFARGYAMKYLGELSMERDTENAEKLVMMGLARDSRFLGIESGHPFEKRPWMRWVRKGRVSGELIKSIDEGAYEEFRRLTKDRKILVHLHELLMLGELLPKEESMHALKEEFGDVEEEKLERLLALMEKTGIIEKL
- a CDS encoding multidrug transporter gives rise to the protein MMARKRRYILLIAPVAIALVIGLVVNAEMFPADYSYQKGLFGPHNVQAELLPANSHIRGQIIAKNPFSAYVVVSKSGYFEDVNGDNVVLSWENVTEVDLDFNVPSGNYYLVIKNGNVSQEIEMRFKADG
- a CDS encoding YhfC family glutamic-type intramembrane protease, whose amino-acid sequence is MYLLPFPILGGLLAWATLYFMGFEKQRWGEFVLGLAAFFIAMIIQNPVQQLPLLGMGIKSNADVIARGTVFVIGVSVWVGLIAGIVQEGAKYLLVKGKSLNTGLFMGLGFGITEVFVIAGAALAGALATGKPLDVPLSTALLSMVERYFVVLFHVGTGIYLAYAYREGYGKTGLLAMIGIHTVIDSLAAYYQLTKSEPVMYTVEFITALAALGLLYYMIPKAKVELPKEEEALW
- a CDS encoding class I SAM-dependent methyltransferase, with product MSLVDLYRYINWRMNPGDKRARERFEKIEEFFRSIAGELPSKARVLDICAGTGIAGVALAKVTSAKLLTLLDARKEDLDLAREWLKLAGVKPELKLVQGDAREVWKLVEEHDVAVLWGFTMPHFDPFDAVRLFAGVALALSDDGVFLVEDTDRVYWVMYRAGYRKFLVEGRREGYTIASMHEGYDFVRGTFRRGYYILPGFKKITDVDFHYWDISTQLAIGRVFFREAKLVPGESRGVENVRGVLYFKKPRKDIARLVLEDFSRPL
- a CDS encoding ATPase domain-containing protein; translated protein: MYVGELLKSLDKVSTGVPGLDDLIGGGFIPGRVYLIIGPPGSGKTTFGIQFLVEGAKNGEKGLFVSLLEHPKIITQDMLRYNFGLLTHLQSKRILFYDMGESIFGAGRRFTWSEILENILHIIEAEDVKRVVIDSFTSLEYSVLDPEHKRMALGRFIRKLHERGVTCLIIAEMMNSETYTEDYYLSDGVIVLHHFMRNYQMVRALQVLKMHGVAHDSNLKKLRFTEEGLKVYPEAPF
- a CDS encoding transcriptional regulator, giving the protein MSDVYERLEALLRSLGVKKTELRIYRLLLEKSEPMRITEIQRELGISERSVREHVLSLYRKGILKRKLIEQGWLGYVYTAVSPSEVLESIKENLIKRINEIEKELKNTSKQRN
- a CDS encoding sigma-70 region 4 domain-containing protein, whose product is MLRLPEGMERVWLMRAKGMREVEIAEALGISRQAVNKALKDARVKLFEAFFGLAEVFSWGIVRVNVEKGFMVARGKCFDKRVRVYAFYFPGKGIKAFFGEGLPDYVLEHAVKIGIIERPDKEELITALET
- a CDS encoding nitrilase; translation: MKVAYVQMEPVLLEPEVNYSRAEEMIREAVDRGAKLVVLPELFDTGYNFESRSEVEEVAGEIPDGPTTRFLAELSRELDVFIVAGTAEKDEKGRLYNSAVMTGPIGSGYIGKYRKVHLFYREKLFFEPGNLGFHVFNIGIAKVGVMICFDWFFPESARTLALKGADIIAHPSNLVMPYAPRAMPIRALENRVYTITANRIGEERGLRFIGKSTIASPRAEVLAVGSEDKEEVAVVEVDLELARDKRLNDINDIFRDRRPEFYSL